A genomic region of Sideroxydans sp. CL21 contains the following coding sequences:
- the ruvX gene encoding Holliday junction resolvase RuvX has protein sequence MPDKAGIRIENSGLSKAQEIEKPAITPTHSATASSPIHNPQSPILSGTLLAFDFGTKRIGIAVGNTVSHTAQPLTTINDEKNDVRFAVIARLLEEWQPAALVVGLPRNDDGTPHEMTALCRRFANRLKGRFNLPTLLVDERYTSAAASSVLDEAGIHGRKQKPLIDQYAAQQILQAYFEEPGAGIYA, from the coding sequence ATGCCTGACAAGGCTGGAATCAGGATTGAGAATTCAGGATTGAGCAAGGCGCAGGAAATTGAGAAACCAGCAATAACACCAACACATAGTGCCACTGCCAGTTCCCCAATCCACAATCCACAATCTCCGATTTTATCCGGCACGTTGCTCGCATTCGATTTCGGCACAAAGCGCATCGGTATCGCGGTGGGAAATACCGTATCGCACACGGCTCAACCGCTCACCACTATCAATGACGAGAAAAATGATGTGCGCTTTGCCGTCATTGCCAGGCTCCTGGAGGAATGGCAACCGGCAGCGCTGGTGGTTGGCCTGCCGCGCAACGACGACGGAACGCCGCACGAAATGACCGCATTGTGCCGCCGCTTCGCCAACCGTCTGAAAGGACGCTTCAATTTGCCTACTTTATTGGTTGATGAGCGCTATACTTCCGCTGCCGCGAGTTCAGTGCTGGATGAAGCGGGAATACACGGCAGAAAACAGAAACCCCTCATCGACCAGTATGCCGCGCAACAGATACTGCAGGCATATTTCGAAGAACCCGGCGCAGGAATCTACGCATGA
- a CDS encoding aspartate carbamoyltransferase catalytic subunit gives MKNPQLNKNGELQHLLTTDGLPASILRYLLDRATDFVNVAEGREIKKIPLLHGKSVFNIFFENSTRTRTTFEIAAKRLSADVVNLNIGSSSTSKGETLLDTVDNLCAMHADMFVVRHSSSGAVHLIAQHVAPEIHVINAGDGRHAHPTQALLDMFTIRHYKKEFHNLRVAIVGDVLHSRVARSQIHALTTLGVPEVRVVAPKTLLPTHVEKLGVQVYHNMKQGLKDVDVVMMLRLQNERMQGALLPSAQEYFKYYGLTQERLAEARSDAIVMHPGPMNRGVEIDSSVADGTQSVILPQVTFGIAVRMAVMSTLAGAK, from the coding sequence ATGAAAAACCCTCAGTTAAACAAGAACGGCGAGCTGCAGCACCTGCTGACCACCGACGGCCTGCCGGCGAGCATCCTCCGCTATCTTCTGGATCGGGCAACCGATTTCGTGAATGTCGCCGAGGGTCGCGAAATCAAAAAAATCCCGTTGTTGCACGGCAAATCGGTGTTCAACATCTTCTTTGAGAACAGCACGCGAACGCGCACCACCTTCGAGATTGCTGCCAAGCGTTTGTCCGCCGATGTAGTGAATCTCAACATCGGTTCGTCCAGTACCAGCAAGGGGGAGACCCTGCTGGATACGGTGGATAACCTGTGCGCGATGCATGCAGACATGTTCGTGGTGCGGCATTCATCCAGCGGAGCGGTACACCTCATCGCCCAGCATGTCGCGCCGGAAATCCACGTCATCAATGCCGGCGACGGGCGTCATGCGCACCCCACGCAAGCGTTGCTCGACATGTTTACCATCCGCCACTACAAAAAAGAATTCCACAACCTGCGTGTCGCTATTGTCGGCGACGTGTTGCACTCGCGCGTGGCGCGTTCGCAGATCCACGCACTCACAACCTTGGGCGTACCCGAAGTGCGCGTGGTAGCGCCGAAGACGCTGCTGCCTACGCATGTCGAAAAGCTCGGCGTGCAGGTTTATCACAACATGAAGCAAGGCCTCAAAGACGTCGATGTGGTGATGATGTTGCGCCTGCAGAACGAGCGCATGCAGGGAGCGTTGCTGCCCTCGGCACAGGAATATTTCAAATATTACGGACTGACTCAGGAGCGACTGGCAGAGGCCAGGAGCGATGCAATCGTGATGCACCCTGGACCCATGAATCGCGGCGTGGAGATCGACTCCAGCGTGGCGGACGGTACGCAGTCCGTCATCCTGCCGCAAGTCACGTTCGGGATCGCGGTACGCATGGCAGTCATGAGTACTCTGGCGGGGGCCAAATGA